One region of Terriglobales bacterium genomic DNA includes:
- a CDS encoding FAD-dependent thymidylate synthase: MSHPNGTKPASPPELGTPQSSTPSTEVFAVHGVEPEVQAYAMAKYSRSALSMKESLKEISEQKAEQFLNTFYFQYGHRSIADLAHIPMAIERLSILAAIALVDEQRWDGQERSTRYQNFKKSGFYVPEFENSEDRDLYIETVKFLFSEYEAISDEMARYLATQVAKPDDMTQEAYQRTLRARAFDISRYLLPLATNTSLGQIVNARTLETQISRLLTHTHAEVRQLGDALKQAARSASYNVNEATYRKLVDEIAAQNPALADRAREVLLKDVRVAPTLVKYAEANRYEQETRRELRQAVRELIPIDTVIDDGPLGQPFVVDLLEDEPLEIELATTLLYGADHYSYRQLREAVTSLSAARRQEIIDLGMRHRGKHDELLRPFAAGQAFRFDILMDIGGFRDMHRHRRCVQIEQEFTNLHGFATPEELTASGLQNRYGETMLLASDRHDEFSGADDPNAEQNAQYVLPLAFKKRTLFKMDFAEALYISELRTTPAGHRSYREVAYAMYEAVAHRHPSLAKYFRVHDVREPVDLLKR; this comes from the coding sequence ATGTCGCATCCCAATGGAACCAAACCCGCCTCGCCGCCGGAATTGGGCACTCCGCAATCTTCTACCCCTTCGACTGAAGTTTTCGCCGTTCATGGCGTTGAGCCCGAGGTACAGGCCTATGCCATGGCCAAGTACTCACGTTCTGCATTGTCGATGAAGGAGTCGCTCAAGGAGATTAGCGAACAAAAAGCTGAGCAGTTCCTCAACACGTTTTACTTCCAGTACGGACATCGCTCCATCGCCGACCTGGCGCACATCCCCATGGCGATTGAGAGGCTCTCGATCCTCGCCGCGATCGCGCTCGTCGATGAGCAGCGCTGGGATGGCCAGGAACGCTCGACTCGTTACCAAAACTTCAAGAAGAGTGGCTTCTACGTGCCGGAGTTCGAAAACTCAGAAGATCGCGATCTGTACATAGAGACCGTGAAGTTCCTCTTCTCCGAGTATGAAGCTATCTCGGACGAGATGGCGCGTTATCTCGCGACGCAGGTTGCCAAACCTGACGACATGACGCAAGAAGCGTACCAGCGCACGCTCCGCGCACGTGCCTTCGACATCTCGCGGTATCTACTGCCGCTGGCAACGAACACTTCGCTGGGACAGATTGTGAATGCGCGCACGCTGGAGACGCAGATCTCGCGCCTGCTCACGCACACGCATGCAGAAGTTCGGCAGTTGGGTGACGCACTCAAGCAAGCCGCGCGCTCCGCTTCGTACAACGTGAATGAAGCAACGTACCGGAAGCTGGTCGATGAAATCGCGGCTCAAAATCCTGCGCTGGCCGATCGGGCGCGCGAAGTACTGCTCAAAGACGTGAGGGTTGCGCCTACGTTGGTGAAGTACGCCGAGGCGAATCGTTACGAACAGGAAACTCGCCGTGAGTTGCGCCAGGCTGTTCGCGAGTTGATTCCGATCGATACCGTAATTGACGATGGTCCGCTCGGCCAGCCATTTGTCGTTGATTTGCTGGAAGATGAACCGCTTGAGATCGAACTGGCCACCACGCTCCTCTACGGCGCTGACCATTACAGCTATCGCCAGCTTCGCGAAGCGGTCACTTCGCTTTCAGCAGCGAGGCGCCAGGAGATCATCGATCTCGGTATGCGGCATCGCGGCAAGCACGACGAACTATTGCGTCCGTTCGCTGCCGGGCAGGCATTCCGCTTCGACATCCTCATGGACATCGGTGGCTTCCGCGATATGCACCGTCACCGCCGCTGTGTCCAGATCGAACAGGAGTTCACTAACCTTCACGGTTTCGCCACCCCCGAGGAACTTACAGCCTCAGGGCTCCAGAATCGCTACGGGGAAACAATGTTGCTCGCTTCCGACCGGCACGACGAGTTCTCTGGCGCCGACGATCCCAATGCTGAGCAAAATGCGCAGTATGTACTGCCTCTCGCTTTCAAGAAACGCACGCTATTCAAGATGGACTTCGCGGAGGCGCTCTACATCTCCGAACTGCGCACCACGCCGGCTGGACATCGCTCGTATCGTGAAGTGGCCTATGCAATGTATGAAGCGGTCGCGCACCGCCATCCGTCGCTTGCAAAATATTTCCGAGTGCATGATGTTCGCGAGCCGGTCGATCTGCTGAAGCGCTGA
- a CDS encoding class I SAM-dependent methyltransferase — translation MTSLTSHSTATFRDPAGSLRISGDRVLRTVRREFAEDCLRFLRSEVAKSWVAGGRLVETRVLRGAPGEELELEHERVFFPTYPWEWTPGQWISAGELTLDFAEQQLSLGRVLKDASPLNVLFRGSSPVFVDVLSTEPRDLEDPLWLAYGQFVRTFLLPLAAFKYLGWPLALSLVHRDGYEPGELYPHLSARSRFRTPIFSQVTLPHLLERRKGLRSSRKIRLRSDIALSVQSQKIKQLRTHLHKLAPPSSESNWSRYEQVADHYTVEDRAHKREFVERVLETARPGHVLDIGSNTGEYSRLAARAGAQVVSWDTDVAASESNWRLAAADHLPILPVVADVARPTPALGWRNAESRSLLERARGRFDCVLMLGVIHHLLLTDQIPIEEIARLTAELTTRWAVVEWIPATDVRFRELCREREHLYAGLDEHVFLRSFSQEFVLISRKLLSNGRILFLLRRNR, via the coding sequence ATGACGTCGTTGACGTCGCACTCCACCGCGACGTTTCGTGATCCCGCCGGCTCGCTAAGAATTTCTGGAGACCGCGTTCTGCGAACTGTGAGGCGGGAGTTCGCAGAAGACTGTCTGAGATTCCTCCGTTCCGAAGTAGCCAAGTCCTGGGTTGCTGGTGGCAGATTGGTTGAGACGCGCGTCTTGAGGGGAGCGCCCGGCGAAGAACTGGAGCTTGAACACGAACGGGTGTTCTTCCCAACATATCCGTGGGAGTGGACGCCCGGTCAATGGATCAGCGCCGGCGAACTAACGCTCGACTTCGCCGAACAGCAACTGTCACTGGGACGCGTGTTGAAAGATGCATCGCCATTGAATGTGCTCTTTCGCGGAAGCAGTCCCGTTTTTGTAGACGTGCTCTCGACCGAGCCTCGCGATCTCGAGGATCCTTTGTGGTTAGCGTATGGACAGTTTGTCCGTACGTTCCTGCTTCCACTCGCGGCGTTCAAGTACCTGGGCTGGCCCTTGGCCTTGAGCTTGGTGCATCGCGATGGTTATGAGCCGGGCGAGCTATACCCGCATCTTTCAGCACGGTCGCGTTTTCGCACGCCTATCTTTTCACAAGTAACCCTGCCGCACCTTTTGGAACGGAGGAAGGGCCTGCGGTCATCTCGGAAAATCAGGCTACGTTCCGACATCGCACTGTCGGTGCAAAGCCAGAAGATCAAACAGCTACGAACGCATTTACACAAGCTCGCTCCACCGTCCTCAGAATCGAATTGGAGCCGATATGAGCAGGTTGCCGATCACTACACAGTCGAAGACCGGGCACATAAGCGCGAGTTTGTAGAGCGTGTCCTGGAAACGGCCAGGCCAGGTCACGTCCTGGATATCGGATCCAATACGGGAGAGTACTCTCGGCTCGCGGCACGGGCTGGAGCGCAGGTTGTCTCCTGGGACACAGATGTTGCCGCTTCCGAATCGAACTGGCGACTAGCGGCGGCGGACCACTTGCCTATCTTGCCCGTGGTCGCCGACGTTGCCCGGCCAACTCCAGCGCTCGGGTGGCGCAATGCGGAGTCGAGGTCGCTGTTGGAACGCGCTCGCGGACGCTTTGACTGCGTCTTGATGCTCGGCGTTATTCATCACCTACTGCTCACAGATCAAATTCCGATTGAGGAGATCGCGCGGCTTACTGCGGAACTCACGACCCGCTGGGCGGTGGTGGAGTGGATACCGGCGACAGACGTCCGCTTTCGCGAACTGTGCCGTGAACGCGAGCATCTTTATGCCGGGCTCGATGAACACGTATTTCTGCGCAGCTTCTCTCAGGAGTTTGTGCTGATTTCCCGCAAGCTGCTTAGCAACGGCCGCATCCTGTTTTTACTTCGACGGAACCGCTGA
- a CDS encoding ROK family protein — MISNNASSKDNSSNVPNSTTKYRVLAIDIGGTNVKLLASGQKEMRKVPSGPTFTARDMVSKVKAAVKDWPYDVISIGYPGPVVQGRPISEPFNLSPGWVKFDFRKAFGKPVKVINDAAMQALGSYKKGRMLFLGLGTGLGSAMIVDGVLQPMELAHLPYKKGRTYEDYLGLRGLERLGQKKWQKNVFEAVAQLKQAVQADDVVLGGGNAKKLTALPAGVRLGSNDNAFLGGFRMWQDESVRHGIVRTAGSK, encoded by the coding sequence ATGATCTCCAACAACGCGTCATCTAAAGACAACTCCTCCAATGTTCCGAACTCGACAACCAAATACAGAGTGCTTGCCATCGACATCGGCGGCACCAATGTGAAGCTGCTGGCCAGCGGGCAAAAAGAGATGCGCAAGGTCCCGTCCGGACCTACGTTTACCGCGCGCGACATGGTGAGCAAGGTAAAAGCCGCGGTGAAGGACTGGCCCTATGACGTGATCTCGATCGGCTATCCCGGACCGGTTGTACAGGGGCGGCCGATCAGTGAGCCCTTTAACCTCTCACCGGGATGGGTAAAGTTCGATTTCCGCAAAGCATTCGGCAAGCCCGTGAAGGTGATCAACGATGCCGCCATGCAAGCGCTTGGGAGCTATAAGAAGGGACGCATGCTCTTTCTCGGACTTGGGACCGGCCTCGGGTCGGCCATGATCGTTGATGGCGTGCTGCAACCGATGGAGCTCGCTCATCTCCCCTACAAGAAAGGTCGCACATATGAGGACTATCTCGGTCTGCGTGGGCTCGAGCGTCTTGGCCAAAAGAAGTGGCAGAAGAATGTATTCGAGGCTGTGGCGCAACTAAAGCAGGCCGTGCAGGCGGATGATGTTGTCCTGGGCGGGGGCAATGCAAAGAAGCTCACAGCTCTTCCCGCCGGAGTGCGGTTAGGCAGTAATGACAACGCATTTCTAGGCGGCTTCCGCATGTGGCAGGACGAAAGCGTGCGCCACGGTATCGTGAGGACCGCAGGCTCGAAGTGA
- the recA gene encoding recombinase RecA, producing the protein MADEKSRAIDLALSQIEKQFGKGSIMRLGSKEAIVPISVISTGAISFDAALGVGGFPRGRVVEVFGPESSGKTTITLQVIAEAQKTGGMAAFVDAEHALDPVYAKKLGVDVDNLLVSQPDYGEQALEITEALVRSNAIDVLVVDSVAALVPKAELDGEMGDSHVGLQARLMSQALRKLTGTVSKSRTCLVFINQIREKIGVMFGNPETTTGGRALKFYSSVRVDIRRIAAIKEGDLVVGSRTRVKVVKNKVAAPFREAEFDIMYGEGISREGDMLDLAANNNIVEKSGSWFSYKGERIGQGRENAKTFLKDNKDIATKIEAEVRKTLGLTATGEKAAAGSNGAGVAPANHPPAPPRPIPMQRK; encoded by the coding sequence ATGGCTGACGAGAAATCGCGCGCAATCGATCTGGCTCTGTCGCAAATTGAAAAACAGTTTGGCAAGGGATCGATCATGCGCCTGGGCTCGAAGGAAGCGATTGTTCCGATCTCAGTCATTTCAACGGGCGCGATTTCATTCGACGCTGCCCTGGGCGTCGGCGGCTTCCCTCGCGGACGTGTGGTTGAGGTCTTCGGCCCTGAGTCGTCTGGCAAAACCACGATCACTCTCCAGGTGATTGCGGAGGCGCAGAAGACCGGCGGCATGGCGGCATTCGTGGACGCTGAGCACGCGCTCGATCCGGTTTATGCCAAGAAGCTGGGCGTCGATGTCGATAATCTGCTGGTGTCACAGCCGGATTATGGCGAGCAGGCGCTCGAGATCACCGAAGCATTAGTGCGATCCAACGCCATCGATGTCCTCGTTGTGGACTCGGTTGCCGCGTTGGTGCCCAAAGCCGAGCTCGACGGCGAAATGGGCGACAGTCATGTCGGCTTACAAGCTCGGCTCATGTCGCAAGCCCTTCGCAAGCTCACGGGTACCGTTTCCAAATCGCGCACTTGCCTGGTCTTTATCAACCAGATCCGCGAAAAGATCGGCGTGATGTTTGGCAATCCCGAAACCACCACCGGCGGACGGGCACTCAAGTTCTACTCCTCGGTTCGCGTCGACATTCGCCGCATCGCCGCCATCAAGGAAGGCGATTTAGTTGTCGGCTCGCGCACCAGGGTCAAAGTCGTGAAGAACAAAGTTGCGGCACCGTTCCGCGAAGCCGAGTTCGACATTATGTACGGCGAGGGAATTTCGCGCGAGGGCGACATGCTCGATCTGGCTGCGAATAACAACATCGTTGAGAAGTCGGGCTCGTGGTTCAGCTACAAGGGTGAACGCATCGGCCAGGGCCGCGAAAATGCCAAGACCTTCCTGAAAGACAACAAAGACATCGCCACGAAGATCGAGGCCGAAGTTCGCAAAACGCTGGGCTTAACCGCAACAGGCGAGAAAGCAGCTGCGGGATCGAACGGCGCCGGAGTAGCTCCTGCGAATCATCCGCCTGCTCCACCGCGTCCCATTCCTATGCAGCGGAAGTGA
- the coaD gene encoding pantetheine-phosphate adenylyltransferase codes for MKQIKAIYPGSFDPLTNGHLDLIERGSKIFHELVVAILRNSEKEPLFDVTERRDMLAEATARWPNVRIDTFSGLLVDYVVHQKAHAVLRGIRAISDYEYELQMALMNRKLNAQVETVFMMPAEAYSYLSSRLVKEVFRLGGSVHELVPPEVEKRLYKKVRPEISVVKQGKR; via the coding sequence ATGAAACAAATTAAGGCTATATACCCCGGTTCCTTTGATCCTTTGACCAACGGTCACCTGGATCTTATTGAGCGCGGCAGCAAGATCTTCCACGAATTGGTAGTAGCGATCCTGCGAAACTCCGAGAAAGAACCTCTGTTTGATGTGACAGAGCGCCGGGATATGCTCGCCGAGGCCACAGCCCGCTGGCCTAATGTCCGCATTGACACGTTTTCAGGGCTACTCGTGGACTATGTGGTTCACCAAAAAGCGCACGCGGTCTTGCGCGGAATTCGCGCAATTAGCGATTATGAGTACGAGCTGCAGATGGCGCTCATGAACCGCAAGCTGAACGCCCAGGTGGAAACCGTGTTCATGATGCCGGCAGAAGCATATTCCTACCTGAGCTCGCGTCTGGTGAAGGAAGTGTTCCGGTTAGGCGGCTCGGTCCATGAATTGGTGCCGCCGGAAGTGGAAAAGCGGCTGTATAAGAAAGTGCGTCCCGAAATTTCGGTGGTAAAGCAGGGAAAGCGTTAG
- a CDS encoding DUF4118 domain-containing protein: MQSRGILAVIDTAIGTLLCASVALILALLFHQTRLEVTLPLVCLAVVVSVAARFGVATGVLGSIISAMLLAYFVYAPQHSLRIASHDARSELSWLLLGGISLSFLFTPRRTEATKEQEKNPGAKD; encoded by the coding sequence ATGCAGTCCCGAGGAATTCTTGCCGTAATCGACACCGCAATTGGAACTCTGCTTTGCGCGTCAGTAGCTCTCATCCTGGCGCTGCTCTTCCATCAGACTCGGCTTGAAGTGACCCTCCCGTTGGTTTGCCTGGCAGTTGTGGTGTCAGTGGCAGCCCGTTTCGGAGTAGCGACGGGAGTGCTAGGCAGCATCATTTCGGCGATGCTGCTCGCATATTTTGTCTATGCCCCGCAACACTCCCTCCGAATTGCCAGTCATGACGCACGATCCGAACTCTCCTGGCTGCTTCTCGGAGGAATCTCACTGAGTTTCCTCTTCACGCCTCGTCGCACCGAAGCGACGAAGGAACAGGAAAAGAATCCTGGCGCGAAGGATTAG
- a CDS encoding 2OG-Fe(II) oxygenase: protein MSAAQTMPIDSLSASEMSRRVRDINWDYVTQDLDAQGSAVLKRLLSPDECLALSTLYAKDELFRSRVVMSRHGFGRGEYKYFKYPLPELIAELRTSSYPHLVGIANRWNEAMGVNVRFPAKHGDFIRRCHDAGQSKPTPLLLQYGAEDYNCLHQDLYGEHVFPLQLAILLSEPGRDFRGGEFVMTEQRPRMQSRAEVVPLRQGDGVVFAVHNRPVRGTRGVYRVNLRHGVSRIRSGQRHTLGVIFHDAE from the coding sequence ATGAGCGCTGCGCAAACAATGCCAATCGACTCGCTCTCTGCTTCGGAGATGAGCAGGAGAGTGCGTGACATCAATTGGGACTATGTCACACAAGATCTGGACGCGCAGGGAAGCGCGGTGCTCAAGCGTTTGCTTTCTCCCGACGAATGCCTGGCGCTCTCGACGTTGTATGCGAAAGACGAACTCTTTCGCAGCCGAGTCGTGATGTCGCGGCACGGCTTTGGGCGTGGTGAGTACAAGTATTTCAAGTATCCACTGCCTGAGTTGATCGCCGAGCTGCGAACGTCTAGCTATCCGCATCTCGTAGGAATCGCAAACCGCTGGAACGAGGCCATGGGAGTCAATGTGCGGTTTCCCGCGAAGCACGGCGATTTCATCAGACGCTGTCACGATGCAGGTCAGAGCAAACCGACTCCCCTGCTGCTGCAATATGGAGCGGAAGATTACAACTGTCTTCATCAGGATCTCTACGGAGAGCACGTATTCCCGCTGCAGCTGGCGATTCTTCTGTCCGAACCAGGACGAGACTTCCGCGGAGGCGAGTTCGTGATGACCGAGCAGCGACCGCGCATGCAGTCGCGTGCAGAGGTAGTGCCGCTGCGCCAGGGAGATGGCGTGGTCTTCGCCGTGCACAACCGTCCGGTGCGGGGCACGCGTGGCGTTTATCGCGTGAACCTTCGCCATGGCGTGAGCCGCATTCGCTCGGGTCAACGGCACACGCTGGGAGTGATCTTCCACGATGCCGAGTAA
- the dnaN gene encoding DNA polymerase III subunit beta: MPSSGVSVENVEKISTAPGAAMEIALSQAELLRELTATQGVVERKTTIPILSNFLFEAAGDRLTITATDLDLSLRTSCAATVKKEGSCTIPARKLYEYVKLLPEGPVTIKQMENHWVQIRAGRSNTKMVGMARANFPALPTFPSGSATKLPVAVLRNLIAKTIFAISNEESRYTLNGALMVIKAESIAMVATDGHRLAHIETKSAFPGVNGELKTLVPRKAMNELKSLLDQTDQDFIEFAKDDSTLFFRIGGRLLTSRQLTGQFPNYEAVLPRDNNKAVVVGCADLMGAIQRVAQFADERSGAIRMKLDKDEIRISSSSTDSGESEDTIETSYKSDPLIIGFNSQYMLDFLRVTNSGEVRLEFKDAQSAGQVRPEGGDDEYKYRYIIMPMRI, translated from the coding sequence ATGCCTTCGTCTGGAGTCAGCGTGGAGAACGTCGAGAAAATTAGCACCGCGCCCGGTGCAGCCATGGAGATCGCCTTGAGCCAGGCCGAACTGCTCAGAGAACTCACTGCTACTCAGGGTGTGGTCGAACGCAAGACGACGATCCCGATTCTTTCAAATTTTCTTTTTGAAGCCGCGGGCGACCGGCTGACAATTACTGCTACCGATCTCGATCTGAGTCTGCGCACCTCCTGTGCTGCAACGGTGAAGAAAGAAGGGTCCTGCACGATTCCAGCCCGAAAACTCTACGAATACGTGAAGCTGCTTCCTGAGGGACCGGTGACCATCAAGCAGATGGAGAATCACTGGGTGCAGATTAGGGCTGGTCGCTCGAACACCAAGATGGTGGGCATGGCGCGCGCCAACTTTCCTGCACTGCCAACGTTTCCGTCAGGCTCGGCGACAAAACTTCCTGTCGCAGTGCTGCGCAACCTCATAGCAAAAACGATCTTTGCGATCTCGAATGAGGAATCGCGCTACACATTGAATGGCGCGCTAATGGTGATCAAGGCCGAGTCGATTGCGATGGTTGCAACCGACGGACACCGGCTGGCCCATATCGAGACCAAGTCTGCATTTCCCGGCGTAAATGGCGAGCTGAAAACGCTGGTGCCACGCAAGGCGATGAACGAACTCAAGTCACTGCTCGATCAAACTGATCAGGACTTTATTGAATTTGCGAAAGACGATTCCACGCTCTTCTTCCGCATTGGGGGAAGGCTTCTTACCTCTCGTCAACTCACCGGACAATTCCCAAACTACGAAGCCGTTTTGCCGCGCGACAATAACAAAGCCGTAGTGGTTGGTTGCGCCGATTTGATGGGGGCAATCCAGCGTGTAGCGCAATTCGCCGACGAGCGATCGGGAGCGATTCGCATGAAGCTCGACAAGGATGAAATTCGGATTTCATCTTCGTCGACGGATTCCGGCGAATCCGAGGACACGATTGAAACCAGCTACAAATCTGATCCACTGATCATCGGTTTCAACTCGCAGTACATGCTCGACTTTCTCAGAGTCACGAACTCCGGGGAAGTGCGGCTGGAATTTAAGGACGCGCAATCGGCTGGGCAAGTACGTCCCGAAGGCGGCGACGACGAGTACAAATACCGCTACATCATCATGCCGATGCGAATCTGA
- a CDS encoding DUF2071 domain-containing protein, whose protein sequence is MLSSSAHRPWPLPARPWVMYQRWHDLLFAHWALPPDQVRPLVPRELELDTFDGKAWIGVIPFWMSHVRFRAMPPIPTASTFPELNVRTYVRLPKEPDKPGVYFFSLDAASLLAVLGARAGAGLPYFWANMRAKVSETDVEYLSMRRRGPAAQLIARYRAHGGVPTNKTDLEQFATERYCLYTVGAGKVHRIQIHHLPWPLQPAEAEFDVNTMAEASGLKLPPEKPVLQFAKFLEVYIFAPEVIG, encoded by the coding sequence GTGCTTTCATCAAGTGCTCATCGTCCCTGGCCCCTGCCCGCACGTCCTTGGGTGATGTATCAGCGCTGGCACGATTTGTTATTTGCACACTGGGCTCTGCCGCCCGATCAAGTTCGTCCGCTGGTTCCGCGTGAGTTGGAACTGGACACATTCGACGGCAAGGCTTGGATCGGAGTGATCCCATTCTGGATGAGCCACGTGCGTTTTCGTGCAATGCCGCCAATTCCGACGGCGAGCACATTTCCCGAACTCAACGTACGGACGTACGTTCGACTTCCCAAGGAACCCGACAAGCCCGGCGTTTACTTCTTCAGCCTCGACGCGGCGAGCTTACTCGCAGTGTTGGGTGCCAGGGCAGGCGCGGGACTTCCTTATTTTTGGGCAAACATGCGCGCCAAGGTTTCCGAAACTGACGTTGAATACCTGAGCATGAGGCGACGAGGGCCGGCCGCGCAGTTAATTGCTCGTTATCGTGCCCATGGGGGTGTACCAACGAATAAAACCGATTTGGAGCAATTCGCCACCGAGCGCTACTGCCTCTATACCGTTGGAGCGGGCAAAGTTCACCGCATCCAGATTCACCATCTACCTTGGCCGTTGCAACCGGCTGAAGCGGAGTTCGACGTCAATACGATGGCCGAAGCAAGCGGTTTGAAACTGCCACCTGAGAAGCCAGTGCTGCAATTCGCGAAATTTCTTGAGGTCTACATCTTTGCGCCCGAAGTGATTGGCTGA
- the alkB gene encoding DNA oxidative demethylase AlkB, translating into MPSKSRLTTGNLFEEVSVEPRSEPLATGAVILRKFALQDETGILGAIREVVAKAPFRQMVTPGGYRMSVAMTNCGPLGWVTDRSGYRYDSIDPVSRLPWPAMPEPLLRLARTAAAEAGFPKFVPDACLLNRYETGARLSLHQDKDEKDFSQPIVSVSLGIPAVFLFGGLNRSDKTTRVRLTHGDVVVWGGPARLRYHGVLALKEDHHPLVGDHRINLTFRKAG; encoded by the coding sequence ATGCCGAGTAAGAGCCGTCTCACAACCGGGAATTTGTTCGAGGAAGTTTCCGTAGAACCGCGGAGCGAGCCTCTGGCAACTGGCGCAGTGATTCTGCGCAAATTTGCGTTGCAGGATGAAACCGGGATCCTGGGCGCAATTCGCGAGGTGGTCGCGAAAGCTCCGTTTCGCCAGATGGTCACACCGGGCGGTTATCGCATGTCGGTCGCCATGACTAACTGCGGTCCGCTCGGCTGGGTGACTGATCGAAGCGGTTATCGCTACGACTCCATCGATCCGGTGAGCCGCTTGCCCTGGCCGGCGATGCCTGAGCCACTTCTGAGACTGGCGAGAACCGCGGCGGCCGAAGCCGGATTTCCAAAATTTGTGCCTGACGCCTGCTTGCTGAATCGCTACGAGACCGGCGCCCGCCTCTCCTTGCATCAGGACAAAGATGAGAAAGACTTCAGCCAGCCGATCGTCTCCGTCTCCCTTGGAATCCCGGCGGTGTTCCTGTTCGGCGGGCTAAATCGGAGCGACAAGACCACTCGCGTCCGACTCACACATGGCGATGTGGTGGTCTGGGGTGGCCCGGCGCGGCTCCGCTACCACGGCGTACTCGCGCTTAAGGAAGATCATCATCCGTTGGTCGGAGACCACCGCATCAATCTGACATTCCGCAAGGCTGGTTGA
- a CDS encoding pyridoxal phosphate-dependent aminotransferase: protein MATTAVSSPFSARVNRIEVSATIAMTAEAAKLRAKGIDLCDMGMGEPHFNTPQHIKDAGIAAIQQNFTKYTAVGGVPELRKAIVKRHATDFGSDYTPDEAVAATGGKQALFNAIQVLVDHGDEVIIPVPYWVSFKDIVEYAGGKCVYVVADEEQDFRLTADMIERAITSRTRAIILNSPCNPSGAVINPDDMRDVLLMAHRRGIYVIADECYVYLNFTGNIQSAGSVSEAREHLVIIGSLSKTYAMTGWRSGYALGPGLVVAQISKLQSQSTSNPASIVQKAAIAALEGPQDCIAEFRTDYIQLRDQVLGDLAQIPGVHCARPEGAFYVYPNISAYLDRGGLKTSIDVANRLLHEAHVVTVPGEGFGTREHIRMSYATSSAVLKEALHRMKNFFASV from the coding sequence ATGGCAACTACCGCGGTAAGCAGTCCATTTTCGGCGCGTGTAAACCGCATTGAAGTTTCGGCCACGATTGCCATGACGGCAGAGGCCGCCAAGCTCCGCGCTAAGGGAATCGACCTGTGCGATATGGGTATGGGTGAGCCCCATTTCAACACGCCGCAGCACATCAAAGACGCGGGTATCGCGGCCATCCAGCAGAACTTTACTAAGTACACCGCCGTCGGAGGCGTGCCTGAGCTGCGTAAAGCCATCGTGAAGCGCCACGCAACCGACTTCGGCTCCGACTACACGCCTGACGAGGCGGTCGCCGCGACCGGCGGTAAGCAAGCGTTGTTTAACGCCATTCAAGTTCTCGTCGATCACGGAGACGAAGTGATCATCCCCGTTCCATATTGGGTTTCGTTCAAGGATATCGTTGAGTACGCCGGCGGCAAATGTGTCTACGTCGTGGCTGACGAGGAACAGGATTTTCGTCTTACCGCGGACATGATTGAGCGTGCAATCACTTCGCGCACGCGCGCCATCATTCTCAACTCTCCCTGCAATCCTTCGGGCGCGGTGATAAATCCCGACGACATGCGCGACGTGCTGCTGATGGCTCATCGCCGCGGTATCTACGTCATCGCGGACGAGTGCTACGTCTATCTTAACTTCACTGGCAACATTCAGTCAGCGGGATCTGTGAGCGAAGCGCGTGAGCACCTTGTGATCATCGGTTCGCTCTCGAAGACTTACGCCATGACAGGATGGCGATCTGGATATGCGCTTGGTCCCGGGCTGGTGGTTGCACAGATCAGTAAACTGCAAAGCCAATCCACGTCGAATCCGGCGTCAATTGTCCAGAAGGCGGCTATCGCTGCGCTAGAGGGTCCACAAGATTGCATCGCTGAGTTCCGCACCGACTACATCCAACTGCGTGATCAGGTACTCGGCGACCTTGCTCAGATTCCGGGAGTTCATTGTGCTCGTCCCGAGGGCGCCTTCTACGTTTACCCAAACATCTCCGCGTACTTAGATCGTGGCGGACTGAAGACAAGCATCGATGTTGCCAATCGGTTGCTCCACGAAGCACACGTAGTCACGGTGCCCGGTGAGGGATTTGGTACGCGCGAACATATCCGCATGTCGTACGCGACCAGTAGTGCTGTCTTGAAGGAAGCGTTGCACCGCATGAAGAACTTCTTCGCGTCGGTGTAG